From the genome of Amia ocellicauda isolate fAmiCal2 chromosome 14, fAmiCal2.hap1, whole genome shotgun sequence, one region includes:
- the LOC136768821 gene encoding tryptase-2: protein MLLLQLLCCLLTLNTLEVSSSPLSRNSIVGGYNAKDGQWPWQVYIKMILKNMPRYIISCGGSLISERWVLTAAHCFDIPYVLDRSEMRLGAYRLKESNSHEKKIPMKRKPIIHEKYVINQTHKGYDIALVELILPVSYSHYISPVTLAEADAEDFTRGWECWATGWGNIGDNVPLPDPKTLQEVKLPIIGNALCDKVYGGIKSEMVCAGDGGKDTCQGDSGGPLVCRKRLVSWVLVGITSFGDVCGKPKFPGVYTRVSSFRRWIKKHSGV from the exons tgtCCAGCAGTCCTCTGTCTAGGAACTCTATAGTGGGGGGTTATAATGCAAAAGATGGACAGTGGCCCTGGCAGGTCTATATCAAGATGATACTGAAGAATATGCCTAGATATATTATCTCATGTGGCGGCTCCCTGATCAGTGAACGCTGGGTTCTCACTGCAGCTCACTGCTTTGACAT ACCCTATGTTTTGGACAGATCTGAGATGCGCCTGGGGGCGTACAGGCTAAAAGAATCCAATTCCCATGAAAAAAAAATTCCCATGAAGAGGAAGCCCATCATACACGAGAAGTATGTGATTAACCAAACCCACAAAGGCTATGACATCGCACTGGTGGAGCTCATCCTGCCAGTGTCCTACAGCCATTACATCAGCCCTGTCACTCTGGCTGAGGCTGATGCTGAGGACTTCACCAGGGGCTGGGAGTGCTGGGCAACTGGCTGGGGGAACATCGGAGACAATG tgccTCTACCTGATCCTAAAACTCTGCAGGAAGTTAAGCTCCCCATCATAGGTAATGCACTCTGTGATAAAGTCTATGGTGGGATCAAATCAGAGATGGTATGTGCTGGGGATGGAGGAAAAGATACGTGCCAG GGTGACTCTGGGGGTCCTCTGGTCTGTAGAAAAAGGTTGGTGTCCTGGGTCCTGGTTGGGATCACGAGCTTTGGGGACGTCTGTGGAAAACCTAAATTCCCTGGCGTCTACACCCGGGTCTCCAGCTTCCGACGCTGGATAAAAAAGCACAGTGGGGTCTGA